One genomic region from Pseudomonas hormoni encodes:
- a CDS encoding hybrid sensor histidine kinase/response regulator, with product MRYLLMLLFCLPLMASAVEFDEFTQSLPLGRTLQVFEDANGQATIDDIRAQAAAGHFKPHDKATLNAGYSRSVFWLKIDLNYRPTHPAAQRTWLLELAYPPLDHLDLYLPDAVGAYRLARQTGDALPFDSREIRQNNYLFDLNFTPNQTQTLYLRLQSEGSIQAPVTLWSSTAFLEEQPVRLYVLGLIYGVLLGMLVYNLFIYLSVRDTSYLYYIFYIASFGLYQLSVNGAAVQYFWPNNPWWANAATPFFIGCAGLFGSQFARSFLQTATLSRWLDRLLLALIAFGAVVVGLSLLTSYALALRLATALALTFTVVIFAAGIYAWLRGLRVARYFIIAWSAFLLGGIINTMMVLGYLPNVFLTMYSSQIGSAIEVALLSLALADRINAMREQQAQTLFDAGQKLEVLNQQLAHSNKLKDEFLATLTHELRTPMNGVIGSLELMQTVEMDPELEQYQQTAAGSARDMMRMVNGILTLTELQAGKLKANATTFSLRSVVDALRVQFEGNASGKSLDFKVDVTPGLADRVHGDNIKLAQCLECLLDNAIKFTRVGGVALRVTGKPVGPDRLALSFAVIDTGIGFTDLGEATLYQRFFQLDGSMTREYGGLGVGLAICRQLVDLLGGHLTHRSEPGRGSRFQLDVELELPVVEQVSTPMMTRPRLRQPQDCTVLLVDENSINQLVMRGMLLKLGFRVRTADNGVAALDLLQRETVDAVLIDGQLPSLDGVSVCCQIRALPGCEQLPVFMIALSADRERCPTGALIDHLSKPVKFEDLQAALYRRVLSPKQGESADS from the coding sequence ATGCGCTATTTGCTGATGTTGCTGTTTTGCTTGCCCCTCATGGCGAGCGCAGTCGAGTTCGATGAATTCACTCAAAGCCTGCCCCTGGGCCGAACCCTGCAAGTGTTCGAAGATGCCAATGGTCAGGCAACCATCGATGATATCCGTGCGCAAGCGGCGGCCGGACACTTCAAGCCCCACGATAAGGCCACCCTCAACGCTGGTTACTCGCGTTCGGTGTTCTGGCTGAAAATCGACCTGAATTACCGCCCGACCCATCCCGCTGCGCAACGGACCTGGCTGCTGGAACTGGCCTATCCACCCCTCGATCACCTTGATCTGTACTTGCCCGATGCTGTCGGTGCCTATCGATTGGCCCGGCAGACCGGCGATGCCTTACCGTTCGACAGTCGCGAAATTCGCCAGAACAACTATTTGTTCGATCTGAACTTCACCCCGAATCAAACGCAAACCCTGTACCTGCGCCTGCAGAGCGAAGGGTCGATCCAGGCGCCAGTCACGTTGTGGTCAAGCACAGCATTCCTTGAAGAACAGCCGGTGCGGCTCTACGTGCTGGGCCTGATTTACGGCGTGTTGTTGGGGATGCTGGTCTACAACCTGTTCATCTACCTAAGCGTGCGCGACACCAGTTACCTCTATTACATCTTCTACATTGCCTCGTTCGGCCTGTATCAACTGTCGGTGAACGGCGCGGCCGTGCAGTATTTCTGGCCGAACAATCCCTGGTGGGCCAACGCTGCGACGCCATTCTTCATTGGTTGCGCGGGGTTGTTCGGCAGTCAGTTCGCCCGCAGTTTCCTGCAAACGGCGACCCTCAGTCGCTGGCTCGATCGTTTGCTGCTGGCGTTGATTGCGTTCGGCGCGGTGGTGGTCGGCTTGTCGCTGTTGACCAGTTACGCCCTGGCCCTGCGTCTGGCGACGGCCCTGGCGCTGACGTTCACCGTGGTGATTTTCGCTGCGGGGATCTACGCCTGGTTGCGCGGTCTGCGGGTGGCACGTTATTTCATCATCGCCTGGTCGGCGTTTCTGCTCGGCGGCATCATCAACACAATGATGGTGTTGGGTTACCTGCCGAACGTGTTCCTGACCATGTATTCCAGCCAGATCGGCTCGGCCATCGAAGTGGCGCTGTTGTCCCTGGCCCTGGCCGACCGCATCAACGCCATGCGTGAGCAACAGGCGCAGACCTTGTTCGATGCCGGTCAAAAGCTCGAAGTGCTCAACCAGCAACTGGCGCACAGTAACAAGCTCAAGGATGAATTCCTCGCCACACTGACCCACGAATTACGCACGCCCATGAACGGTGTGATCGGTTCGCTGGAGTTGATGCAAACCGTCGAGATGGACCCGGAGCTGGAGCAATACCAGCAAACGGCCGCCGGTTCGGCACGAGACATGATGCGCATGGTCAACGGCATCCTCACCCTGACCGAACTGCAGGCCGGCAAGCTCAAGGCTAATGCGACCACCTTCAGTTTGCGCAGCGTGGTCGATGCCCTGCGCGTGCAGTTCGAAGGCAATGCCTCGGGCAAGTCACTGGACTTCAAGGTTGACGTCACGCCAGGGCTTGCGGACCGGGTGCACGGCGACAACATCAAGTTGGCGCAATGCCTGGAATGCCTGCTGGACAACGCGATCAAGTTCACCCGGGTGGGCGGTGTGGCGTTGCGGGTCACGGGTAAACCCGTAGGCCCTGATCGGCTGGCACTGTCCTTTGCTGTGATCGACACCGGTATCGGCTTCACCGATCTGGGCGAGGCGACGCTGTACCAGCGCTTCTTCCAGCTCGACGGCTCGATGACCCGAGAATATGGCGGTCTGGGCGTTGGCCTGGCGATTTGTCGGCAACTGGTCGATTTGCTTGGCGGGCATCTGACTCACCGCTCCGAGCCCGGTCGCGGCAGTCGCTTCCAGCTCGACGTCGAGCTTGAGTTGCCCGTGGTAGAGCAAGTTTCAACGCCCATGATGACACGGCCGCGTCTGCGCCAGCCGCAGGATTGCACCGTGCTGCTGGTGGATGAAAACAGCATCAATCAGTTGGTGATGCGCGGCATGTTGCTCAAGCTCGGGTTCCGGGTACGAACGGCCGACAATGGTGTGGCTGCGCTGGATCTCTTGCAGCGTGAAACCGTCGACGCTGTGCTGATCGATGGTCAGTTGCCGTCGCTGGATGGCGTGTCAGTGTGCTGCCAGATCCGCGCCTTGCCGGGCTGCGAGCAATTGCCGGTGTTCATGATTGCCCTGAGCGCTGATCGGGAGCGTTGCCCGACCGGTGCCTTGATTGATCACCTGAGCAAACCGGTGAAGTTCGAAGACTTGCAGGCTGCGCTGTACCGTCGGGTGCTTAGTCCAAAACAAGGCGAAAGCGCCGACAGTTAG